A genome region from Solirubrobacter pauli includes the following:
- a CDS encoding helix-turn-helix domain-containing protein, with product MAMGPLAEFLRARREQVLPLEVGLADSGRRRVPGLRREEVALLAGISVAYYVRLEQGHDRRPSGSVVEALASALALDEEGRHHLHALVAATVPAAPPRGSAAERVRPELARLLDRHIDAPALILGARQDVLVANTLARTLLPSFAVDRNVVRDAFLDPATREVYSDLAEVQRTFVAALRAAAAAHPHDERFAALVGELSLASPAFQKLWAKHEARRKRDGRKRFAHPDVGELVLDHDAFVVEAAPHQRLIVFHADPATRDGERLALLRALAATALGARGASRVG from the coding sequence ATGGCGATGGGCCCCCTCGCCGAGTTCCTCCGCGCGCGCCGTGAGCAGGTCCTGCCGCTCGAGGTCGGGTTGGCGGACAGCGGGCGCCGGCGCGTGCCGGGCCTGCGGCGGGAGGAGGTGGCGCTGCTCGCGGGGATCAGCGTCGCGTACTACGTGCGGCTGGAGCAGGGGCACGACCGGCGTCCGTCCGGGTCCGTGGTGGAAGCGCTGGCGTCGGCGCTCGCACTCGACGAGGAGGGACGGCATCACCTGCACGCGCTCGTCGCCGCCACGGTCCCGGCGGCACCGCCGCGAGGATCGGCCGCCGAACGGGTCCGGCCGGAGCTGGCGCGGCTGCTCGACCGGCACATCGACGCCCCCGCGCTGATCCTCGGGGCGCGCCAGGACGTGCTGGTGGCGAACACGCTCGCGCGCACGTTGCTGCCCTCGTTCGCCGTCGACCGCAACGTGGTCCGGGACGCGTTCCTGGATCCCGCCACGCGCGAGGTCTACTCGGACCTGGCCGAGGTGCAGCGCACGTTCGTGGCGGCGTTGCGCGCCGCGGCGGCGGCGCATCCACACGACGAGCGCTTCGCGGCGCTCGTCGGCGAGCTGTCCCTGGCCAGCCCGGCGTTCCAGAAGCTGTGGGCGAAGCACGAGGCGAGACGCAAGCGCGACGGCCGCAAGCGCTTCGCGCATCCGGACGTCGGCGAGCTCGTGCTCGACCACGACGCCTTCGTGGTCGAGGCCGCGCCGCACCAGCGGCTGATCGTGTTCCACGCCGACCCGGCGACCCGGGACGGCGAACGGCTCGCGCTGCTACGCGCGCTCGCCGCGACGGCGCTCGGAGCGCGCGGCGCGTCTCGCGTCGGCTGA
- a CDS encoding TetR/AcrR family transcriptional regulator, translating to MSAPQPPILDIAARRPHRADARRNFDAVLAAARDAFAAHGTDASLEDIARKANVGIGTLYRNFPTRQDLLEAVYAGEVEELCLAARDIAELEPWDAFTAWLDRFARYVPTKLALLQALNTDSEVFRACKGAMLASALPIFERAQQAGELREDVNLDDVLRMISGMVASTYADDAQRERVLNIALDGLRAR from the coding sequence ATGTCCGCACCGCAACCCCCGATCCTCGACATCGCCGCCCGGCGTCCGCACCGTGCCGACGCGCGCCGCAACTTCGACGCCGTGCTGGCCGCCGCGCGCGACGCGTTCGCCGCGCACGGCACGGACGCGTCGCTGGAGGACATCGCCCGCAAGGCGAACGTCGGCATCGGGACGCTGTACCGCAACTTCCCGACCCGGCAGGACCTGCTCGAGGCCGTCTACGCCGGCGAGGTCGAGGAGCTCTGCCTGGCCGCGCGAGACATCGCCGAGCTCGAGCCGTGGGACGCGTTCACCGCCTGGCTGGACCGCTTCGCCCGCTACGTCCCGACCAAGCTCGCGCTGCTGCAGGCGCTCAACACGGACTCCGAGGTGTTCCGGGCCTGCAAGGGAGCGATGCTGGCGTCCGCGCTCCCGATCTTCGAGCGCGCCCAGCAGGCCGGCGAGCTCCGTGAGGACGTCAACCTCGACGACGTCCTGCGGATGATCTCCGGGATGGTCGCATCGACCTACGCCGACGACGCGCAGCGCGAGCGCGTGCTGAACATCGCGCTCGACGGCCTGCGCGCGCGGTAG
- a CDS encoding DUF1275 family protein, translating to MPEPRSGAGLARLIADPAHGPLPALMLVLTVLTGVVDAVSILSLGRVFVANMTGNVVFVGFAVAGASGFALSASLSALAGFLCGAALGGAAVERLRTHRGRLLAVVTAAELGLVVVALLVVALAGASLGTGEKVAIAALLALAMGAQNAAVRDLKVFDLTTTVLTMTLTGIAADWRQHDRFAIARRLLAVLAMFAGAAVGALLVLEVSNEAALALAALLLAVVTGVAVAGSRVSATWHAASSK from the coding sequence GTGCCCGAGCCTCGCAGCGGCGCCGGCCTCGCGCGCCTGATCGCCGACCCCGCCCACGGACCGCTCCCCGCCCTGATGCTCGTGTTGACCGTGCTCACCGGCGTGGTCGACGCCGTCAGCATCCTCAGCCTGGGGCGGGTCTTCGTCGCCAACATGACCGGCAACGTCGTGTTCGTCGGCTTCGCCGTGGCCGGTGCCAGTGGGTTCGCGCTCTCGGCGTCGCTGTCCGCGCTGGCCGGCTTCCTCTGCGGCGCCGCGCTGGGCGGTGCCGCGGTCGAGCGCCTCCGGACCCACCGAGGACGGTTGCTCGCCGTCGTCACCGCGGCCGAGCTCGGGCTCGTCGTCGTCGCGCTGCTCGTGGTCGCGCTGGCGGGCGCGAGCCTCGGCACGGGCGAGAAGGTGGCGATCGCCGCGTTGCTGGCGTTGGCCATGGGCGCGCAGAACGCCGCGGTGCGGGACCTGAAGGTCTTCGACCTCACGACCACCGTGCTGACGATGACCCTGACCGGCATCGCCGCCGACTGGCGGCAGCACGACCGCTTCGCGATCGCCCGTCGCCTGCTCGCGGTGCTCGCGATGTTCGCCGGCGCGGCCGTCGGCGCGCTGCTGGTGCTCGAAGTCAGCAACGAGGCCGCGCTCGCCCTCGCCGCGCTGCTGCTCGCGGTCGTCACCGGCGTGGCCGTGGCGGGCAGTCGCGTGAGCGCCACCTGGCACGCCGCATCGTCGAAGTGA
- a CDS encoding helix-turn-helix transcriptional regulator: protein MARPADRGRARVLARRIEADPILLLVAIRDGYGAVLGDVGLPEHRLDRLDDAAAAELLDRSAPSLDAAVRTQVLREAAGNPLAVLELPAARRGVGGDAATPDTVPLTDRLERAFAGRVAELPEPTRLLLLVGASTEDAALGPILHAAGVLSRNGMGLDAIASAVDAGIVTVEHARTLEFRHPLVRSAILRSASLADRQRAHQALADVLADDPDRRAWHHAALLTGEHEDVAVELEQAAERARHRGALAVAVAALDRAAELGRPSGRARRLLTAATLAVELGRWDLVREALAEVERWPLSEWERARVIYVEEMGFFHPSGGDGRDAEILEAAESARGAGDTGLWLQLLWLLVSRTWWFGAEPGQATRQRIAASVRELGGAEAEDPLVFAIFAFADPLGHAELVFERLRRLGDGRKLQPDAAQYFGLSALVVGAFDVGSDLLAVAADGLRRDGRPGRLCRPLVSRAQMAARLGECDNALTAAEEGRRIVEEMREPVWALAAANASMALVAAMRDRERTTDELAARADVAAEATGARHAVAYAQSGRALAALAAGRFADAYRYADSLFDPGDPAHHPVMSMWVIADLAEAARHVDELPAARRRLAEVEARAGDLPGTWVALALTHARALLSEPEAAGAHFERALADDLRRWPFQRARVQLAYGRWLRRQRRVAESRPLLRAARDTFDALGCAPWGDQAREELRASGERSRLRVPAARDQLTAQELQIAQLASEGLSNREIGQRLYLSHRTVSTHLYRIFPKLGIRSRGELSAALAPAAEPRTSSAAGGAVS from the coding sequence GTGGCTCGACCGGCCGACCGTGGACGTGCTCGCGTCCTGGCGCGGCGGATCGAGGCCGACCCGATCCTCCTGCTCGTCGCGATCCGCGACGGGTACGGCGCGGTGCTCGGCGACGTCGGGCTGCCCGAGCATCGCCTCGACCGGCTCGACGACGCCGCGGCCGCCGAGCTGCTCGACCGGTCGGCGCCGTCGCTCGACGCGGCGGTGCGGACGCAGGTGCTGCGCGAGGCGGCCGGCAACCCGCTCGCGGTGCTGGAGCTTCCGGCGGCACGGCGCGGGGTCGGCGGGGATGCCGCCACCCCGGACACGGTGCCGCTGACCGACCGCCTGGAGCGCGCCTTCGCCGGGCGCGTGGCGGAGCTGCCGGAGCCGACGCGCCTGCTGCTGCTGGTGGGCGCGTCGACGGAGGACGCCGCACTCGGGCCGATCCTGCACGCCGCGGGCGTGCTGTCGCGGAACGGGATGGGGCTCGACGCGATCGCTTCCGCGGTCGACGCGGGGATCGTCACCGTCGAGCACGCGCGCACGCTGGAGTTCCGGCATCCGCTCGTGCGCTCGGCCATCCTGCGGAGCGCGAGCCTGGCCGACCGTCAGCGGGCACATCAGGCGCTCGCCGACGTGCTGGCCGACGACCCGGATCGACGGGCCTGGCACCACGCGGCACTGCTGACGGGCGAGCACGAGGACGTCGCGGTCGAGCTCGAACAGGCGGCGGAGCGCGCTCGCCACCGGGGCGCGCTGGCCGTCGCGGTCGCGGCGCTCGACCGCGCGGCCGAGCTCGGCCGGCCGAGCGGACGCGCGCGGCGTCTGCTGACGGCGGCGACGCTGGCCGTGGAGCTCGGGCGCTGGGACCTGGTCCGCGAGGCCCTGGCCGAGGTCGAGCGGTGGCCGCTGAGCGAGTGGGAGCGGGCACGGGTGATCTACGTCGAGGAGATGGGGTTCTTCCATCCGTCCGGCGGCGACGGTCGTGACGCGGAGATCCTCGAGGCGGCGGAGTCCGCGCGGGGCGCCGGGGACACCGGCTTGTGGCTGCAGCTCCTGTGGCTGCTCGTCTCGCGCACGTGGTGGTTCGGCGCAGAGCCCGGTCAGGCGACCCGGCAGCGCATCGCCGCCTCGGTGCGCGAGCTCGGCGGGGCCGAGGCCGAGGACCCGCTGGTGTTCGCGATCTTCGCGTTCGCGGACCCGTTGGGGCACGCGGAGCTCGTCTTCGAACGCCTGCGACGACTGGGAGACGGACGCAAGCTTCAGCCTGATGCCGCCCAGTACTTCGGCCTGTCCGCGCTCGTCGTCGGTGCGTTCGACGTCGGCAGCGACCTGCTGGCCGTGGCGGCCGACGGGCTGCGCCGCGACGGACGGCCCGGGCGGCTGTGCCGCCCGCTGGTCAGCCGGGCGCAGATGGCCGCGCGGCTGGGTGAGTGCGACAACGCGCTCACGGCCGCCGAAGAGGGCCGGCGCATCGTGGAGGAGATGCGCGAGCCGGTGTGGGCGCTCGCGGCGGCCAACGCGTCGATGGCGCTCGTCGCCGCGATGCGCGACCGGGAGCGCACGACGGACGAGCTCGCGGCCCGCGCCGACGTCGCCGCGGAGGCGACCGGAGCGCGACACGCCGTGGCCTACGCGCAGAGCGGCAGAGCGTTGGCCGCGCTCGCCGCCGGACGGTTCGCCGACGCCTACCGCTACGCCGACTCGCTGTTCGACCCCGGCGATCCCGCCCATCACCCGGTGATGTCGATGTGGGTGATCGCGGACCTGGCCGAGGCGGCGCGGCACGTGGACGAGCTTCCCGCCGCGCGGCGACGCCTGGCCGAGGTCGAGGCGCGGGCCGGCGACCTCCCGGGGACCTGGGTCGCCCTGGCGCTCACGCACGCCCGGGCGCTCCTCAGCGAGCCCGAAGCGGCCGGGGCGCACTTCGAGCGAGCGCTCGCGGACGACCTGCGGCGCTGGCCGTTCCAGCGGGCGCGGGTGCAGCTCGCCTACGGCCGGTGGCTGCGACGGCAGCGGCGGGTCGCCGAGTCCCGACCGCTCCTGCGGGCCGCGCGGGACACCTTCGACGCGCTCGGCTGCGCGCCGTGGGGCGACCAGGCACGCGAGGAGCTGCGCGCGTCGGGCGAGCGGAGCCGCCTCCGGGTCCCCGCGGCACGCGATCAGCTCACCGCCCAGGAGCTGCAGATCGCGCAGCTCGCATCCGAAGGGCTTTCCAACCGCGAGATCGGTCAGCGGCTGTACCTCTCGCACCGCACGGTCAGCACGCACCTGTACCGGATCTTCCCCAAGCTGGGCATCCGCTCCCGGGGCGAGCTGAGCGCGGCACTGGCGCCGGCCGCGGAGCCGCGTACGTCATCGGCGGCCGGAGGTGCCGTCAGCTGA
- a CDS encoding LuxR C-terminal-related transcriptional regulator, whose protein sequence is MHASRRRLRHPCLATQLVVPRLPAGMVDRPRLTARLERGRAEPVTLVCAPAGSGKTSLVASTVPAWPERVAWVSLEPSDNAPERFWNIVLVALERAGVAPPGSALAELAAPLDRSEGVFAPLLVNALAELPEPVALVFDDLQYIRSRPCLAQLSSLLVHLPGAVRLVLIGRSEPPLPLHRLRLSGRLVEIRGRDLAFTEDEAAALLQAHGLDLGPKLIRALRLRTEGWSAGLRLAALGLRGHADPEAFVTQFAGDDRTVADYLLAEVLDQQPPPVRSFLLRTCLLDTVCGELADALTGAGDGADTLAALERSNAFITPCDGRGEWYRFHTLFARVLRTRAHAVLGDEVRTLRRRAADWYAAHARPAEALKHAVLAEAWEVAAAIVATNWFELYTSPYAAEVIASIAAVPEPWRSQDPVLAGALACAALDRGDGTDAHRHLADAERAAASLPDDHRERYRATLALARLATARMEGRYETALEAADELLAEPPGRGREPSRERRALVRARLGETAAWAERFDRAEEQLSRAIAEADGSGLDQLAISARGDLAYARVLAGGPASDLRCADDALALAARRGWVNASATASAHIALAVAALDACRDEPCRAHLDNATVAIAVARRPHLDFALAHTRARLAGTRGHPVEGLRELEDWEARHTGGSTLVSERVGASCLRARLHLLAGRLDDARAAIDPVLHHTTPIVQVAEACLQLAEGRPARALETFGAHHQHDVRPLPVIERGILEAVAHRQLNDAGAARVALDQALTLSARTGCCRPFVDFAGVHLEGLLRDQIRAPTPHHKHVIGLLGLLAGNGRDTTPVAPVLEPLSDREQVVLRYLPTNLSNREIAGELFLTTNTVKTHLRSIYRKLNVGHRGEAVARARELHLIGGSSHPGPRERSDRVTPIG, encoded by the coding sequence GTGCATGCATCCCGTCGCCGGCTGCGCCATCCCTGCCTCGCCACGCAGCTGGTCGTGCCGCGGCTCCCCGCGGGGATGGTCGACCGGCCGAGGCTGACCGCACGGCTGGAACGCGGACGAGCGGAACCGGTCACGCTGGTCTGCGCCCCCGCCGGCAGCGGCAAGACATCGCTGGTGGCGAGCACCGTGCCCGCGTGGCCCGAGCGCGTGGCGTGGGTCTCCTTGGAGCCATCCGACAACGCACCTGAGCGCTTCTGGAACATCGTGCTGGTCGCACTCGAGCGGGCCGGCGTGGCCCCGCCCGGGTCAGCGCTGGCGGAGCTCGCCGCCCCCTTGGACCGCTCGGAAGGGGTGTTCGCGCCGCTGCTGGTCAACGCGTTGGCCGAGCTGCCGGAACCGGTGGCGCTCGTGTTCGACGACCTCCAGTACATCCGCTCACGCCCGTGCCTCGCGCAGCTGTCCTCCCTGCTCGTGCATCTGCCCGGGGCGGTTCGCCTGGTGCTGATCGGGCGCTCCGAGCCGCCGCTGCCACTGCACCGCCTTCGCCTCAGTGGGCGGCTGGTGGAGATCCGCGGCCGCGACCTCGCGTTCACGGAGGACGAGGCGGCGGCGCTGCTTCAGGCGCATGGGCTCGACCTGGGTCCGAAGCTGATCCGCGCGCTGCGCCTGCGCACGGAAGGGTGGTCGGCGGGCCTGCGGTTGGCGGCGCTCGGCCTGCGAGGGCACGCGGACCCCGAGGCGTTCGTGACGCAGTTCGCCGGAGACGATCGAACGGTGGCGGACTACCTGCTGGCCGAGGTCCTCGACCAGCAGCCTCCGCCGGTGCGGTCGTTCCTGCTGCGCACCTGCCTGCTCGACACCGTCTGCGGCGAGCTGGCCGACGCGCTCACCGGCGCCGGCGACGGCGCTGACACGCTCGCCGCGCTCGAGCGGTCGAACGCCTTCATCACCCCGTGCGACGGTCGCGGCGAGTGGTACCGCTTCCACACGCTGTTCGCGCGTGTCCTGCGAACCCGCGCGCACGCCGTGCTCGGCGACGAGGTGCGCACCTTGCGACGACGCGCCGCCGACTGGTACGCCGCCCACGCGCGCCCCGCCGAGGCGCTCAAGCACGCGGTGCTCGCGGAGGCGTGGGAAGTGGCCGCCGCGATCGTGGCGACCAACTGGTTCGAGCTGTACACGAGTCCGTACGCTGCCGAGGTCATCGCGTCGATCGCGGCGGTACCGGAGCCGTGGCGCAGCCAGGATCCCGTGCTGGCCGGCGCACTGGCGTGCGCGGCCCTCGACCGCGGCGACGGCACCGATGCGCACCGCCACCTCGCCGATGCTGAACGTGCGGCCGCGTCACTTCCCGACGATCACCGCGAGCGCTACCGGGCGACGCTCGCGCTGGCTCGCCTCGCGACCGCCCGGATGGAAGGTCGCTACGAGACCGCGCTGGAAGCGGCTGACGAGCTGTTGGCCGAGCCGCCCGGCCGCGGACGCGAGCCGAGCCGGGAGCGGCGGGCGCTGGTACGGGCGAGGCTCGGTGAGACGGCGGCATGGGCGGAGCGCTTCGACCGCGCCGAGGAGCAGCTGTCACGCGCCATCGCCGAAGCCGACGGCTCCGGCCTCGACCAGCTCGCGATCTCCGCGAGAGGCGACCTGGCGTACGCGCGCGTGCTCGCCGGCGGCCCCGCGAGTGACCTGCGCTGCGCCGACGACGCGCTCGCGCTGGCCGCTCGCCGCGGCTGGGTCAACGCCAGCGCCACGGCGTCCGCGCACATCGCGCTGGCCGTCGCCGCCCTGGACGCGTGCCGAGACGAGCCATGCCGTGCCCACCTGGACAACGCGACCGTGGCGATCGCCGTCGCCCGGCGTCCGCATCTGGACTTCGCGCTCGCGCACACACGCGCACGGCTGGCGGGCACGCGCGGCCATCCGGTCGAAGGGCTCCGCGAGCTCGAGGACTGGGAAGCCCGTCACACCGGAGGCTCGACCCTCGTGTCAGAGCGCGTCGGCGCAAGCTGCCTGCGAGCCCGGCTGCACCTCCTCGCCGGACGGTTGGACGACGCCCGAGCGGCGATCGACCCCGTCCTTCACCACACCACGCCGATCGTGCAGGTCGCCGAAGCATGCCTGCAGCTGGCGGAAGGGCGCCCGGCACGGGCGCTCGAGACCTTCGGTGCACACCATCAGCACGACGTCCGCCCACTCCCGGTCATCGAGCGCGGGATCCTCGAGGCGGTCGCTCACCGGCAGCTCAACGATGCGGGAGCCGCCCGGGTGGCGCTGGACCAGGCGCTCACGCTCTCGGCCCGAACGGGGTGTTGCCGGCCGTTCGTCGACTTCGCCGGCGTTCACCTGGAGGGACTGCTCCGTGATCAGATCCGCGCGCCGACGCCCCACCACAAGCACGTCATCGGGCTGCTCGGCCTGCTCGCGGGCAACGGGCGCGACACCACGCCCGTCGCTCCCGTGCTCGAGCCCTTGAGCGACCGGGAGCAGGTGGTCCTGCGCTACCTCCCGACCAACCTGTCGAACCGCGAGATCGCCGGCGAGCTGTTCCTGACGACCAACACCGTCAAGACGCATCTGCGAAGCATCTACCGCAAGCTGAACGTCGGGCACCGCGGCGAGGCGGTCGCCCGCGCCCGCGAGCTGCATCTGATCGGCGGCAGCTCGCACCCCGGCCCCCGCGAGCGGTCGGACCGCGTCACCCCGATCGGATGA
- a CDS encoding VOC family protein, whose product MPATGPDFISLQVRDLDRSAAFYERYLGLTRNPAGPPHAVVFATQPIAFAVRDALPGVDLDAVEALGAGIAVWLHAPDAQEIHDALAEDGATIVTEPFDGPFGRTFTFADPDGYQITLHSQG is encoded by the coding sequence ATGCCCGCCACCGGGCCCGACTTCATCTCCCTCCAGGTCCGTGACCTCGACCGCTCCGCCGCGTTCTACGAGCGGTACCTCGGGCTGACCCGCAACCCCGCGGGCCCGCCGCACGCCGTCGTCTTCGCCACCCAGCCGATCGCCTTCGCCGTCCGTGACGCGCTGCCCGGCGTCGACCTCGACGCCGTCGAGGCGCTGGGCGCCGGCATCGCGGTGTGGCTTCACGCCCCGGACGCGCAGGAGATCCACGACGCACTCGCCGAGGACGGGGCCACGATCGTGACCGAGCCGTTCGACGGGCCGTTCGGCCGCACGTTCACCTTCGCCGATCCCGACGGCTACCAGATCACCCTGCACAGCCAGGGCTGA
- a CDS encoding MarR family winged helix-turn-helix transcriptional regulator, producing MTRVDLDTSIGYALKQTATALRTAMEASLRPLGLSVPQYSCLEILDARPEISNADLARGVFVTRQAMHQLLGGLQDAGLVSAGGQGRIQRYSLTAEGRRAVKAASAAVAGVEEQMLSGLEATERQRLLGDLERCRIALSSSS from the coding sequence GTGACGCGCGTCGACCTCGACACCTCGATCGGCTACGCGCTCAAGCAGACCGCCACGGCGCTGAGGACCGCGATGGAAGCCTCGCTGCGCCCGCTCGGGCTGAGCGTGCCGCAGTACTCGTGCCTCGAGATCCTCGACGCGCGGCCGGAGATCTCCAACGCAGACCTCGCCCGCGGCGTGTTCGTGACGCGCCAGGCGATGCACCAGCTGCTCGGTGGCCTCCAGGACGCCGGCCTCGTCAGCGCCGGCGGCCAGGGCCGCATCCAGCGCTACTCGCTGACCGCTGAAGGACGACGGGCCGTCAAGGCCGCGTCCGCGGCGGTCGCCGGCGTGGAGGAGCAGATGCTGTCCGGGTTGGAGGCCACCGAGCGGCAGCGGCTTCTCGGCGACTTGGAGCGATGCCGCATCGCCCTCTCGTCAAGTTCTTGA
- a CDS encoding SDR family NAD(P)-dependent oxidoreductase: MHSTWMITGISRGLGRELARTLLAAGATVVGTTRTGTADLAHERLRLLPLDVTDPEATPAAVARAVELTGGLDVVVNNAGFGLLGPIEATSEAEALAILQTNLLGPWRVIAAAAPHLRGRGAGHIVNVSSIAGLAPLGGSGVYAAAKAGLSALTEALAAELAPFGVGVTSVEPGSLRTDFFSDASIRLTSAQPAAYADTVGAVVSTMTGRSGAEQGDPRKVAQLIIDAVNDPQPPRHLVIGSDALTRSRANVAALLDDIRRWESRSAATGFSA; the protein is encoded by the coding sequence ATGCACTCGACCTGGATGATCACCGGCATCTCCCGCGGCCTGGGCCGCGAGCTCGCCCGGACCCTGCTCGCGGCCGGCGCGACCGTCGTCGGCACCACCCGCACCGGCACCGCCGACCTCGCCCACGAACGTCTCCGGCTCCTGCCGCTCGACGTCACCGACCCGGAGGCGACGCCCGCCGCCGTCGCACGCGCCGTCGAGCTGACCGGCGGCCTGGACGTCGTCGTCAACAACGCGGGCTTCGGCCTCCTCGGCCCGATCGAGGCGACGTCCGAGGCCGAGGCCCTCGCGATCCTCCAGACGAACCTGCTCGGCCCGTGGCGCGTGATCGCCGCCGCCGCGCCGCACCTTCGCGGGCGCGGCGCGGGCCACATCGTCAACGTGTCCTCGATCGCCGGCCTGGCGCCGCTCGGCGGCTCGGGCGTCTACGCCGCCGCCAAGGCGGGCCTCAGCGCGCTCACGGAAGCCCTCGCCGCCGAGCTCGCCCCCTTCGGCGTGGGCGTGACGAGCGTCGAGCCCGGCTCCCTGCGCACCGACTTCTTCTCCGACGCCTCGATCCGCCTCACGTCCGCCCAGCCGGCGGCGTACGCCGACACCGTCGGCGCGGTCGTGTCGACGATGACCGGCCGCTCCGGCGCCGAGCAGGGCGATCCCCGCAAGGTCGCCCAGCTGATCATCGACGCGGTCAACGACCCGCAGCCGCCGCGGCACCTCGTGATCGGCAGCGACGCGCTCACCCGCAGCCGCGCGAACGTGGCCGCGCTGCTCGACGACATCCGGCGCTGGGAGTCCCGCTCCGCCGCCACGGGGTTCAGCGCCTGA
- a CDS encoding alpha/beta fold hydrolase, which translates to MSLLPVSRVSGTVVAVTAALATLFAVSSAQAAPAKPKPTVVLVHGAWADGSSWAGVTRTLQDDGYTVVAPPNPLRGLQADAASLSAYLKTVKGPIVLAGHSYGGAVITEAATGNANVKALVYVDAFIPDTGDSVLSLLTPKGQPGPDPSTLFDSVPFPGAPEGVSDWYFKPAAFPSALANDLPKRQAAVLAATQRPIAANAFVEKTGTPAWRTIPSWSLIGTEDHILPAALQTFMATRAKAHIIRVKASHLSLISQPAAVAKVIRAAAHAKR; encoded by the coding sequence ATGTCGCTCCTCCCCGTGTCCCGCGTCTCCGGGACCGTCGTCGCCGTCACCGCCGCGCTGGCGACGCTGTTCGCCGTGTCCTCCGCGCAGGCCGCCCCGGCCAAGCCCAAGCCGACCGTCGTGCTGGTGCACGGCGCGTGGGCTGACGGCTCGAGCTGGGCGGGCGTCACCCGGACGCTCCAGGACGACGGCTACACCGTCGTCGCACCGCCCAACCCGTTGCGCGGCCTGCAGGCCGACGCCGCCTCCCTCTCCGCCTACCTGAAGACGGTGAAGGGGCCGATCGTGCTCGCGGGGCATTCGTACGGCGGAGCGGTCATCACCGAGGCGGCGACCGGGAACGCGAACGTCAAGGCGCTCGTGTACGTCGACGCCTTCATCCCGGACACGGGCGACAGCGTCCTGTCGCTGCTGACGCCGAAGGGCCAGCCCGGTCCCGACCCGAGCACGTTGTTCGACTCCGTCCCGTTCCCGGGCGCGCCCGAGGGGGTCAGCGACTGGTACTTCAAGCCCGCGGCGTTCCCGAGCGCGCTCGCCAACGACCTGCCGAAGCGTCAGGCGGCGGTGCTGGCCGCGACGCAGCGGCCGATCGCCGCGAACGCGTTCGTGGAGAAGACCGGCACGCCCGCCTGGCGGACGATCCCGTCCTGGTCGTTGATCGGCACGGAGGACCACATCCTCCCCGCGGCGCTGCAGACGTTCATGGCCACCCGCGCGAAGGCGCACATCATCAGGGTCAAGGCGTCGCACCTGTCGCTGATCTCGCAGCCGGCCGCCGTGGCCAAGGTGATCCGCGCGGCGGCTCACGCCAAGCGCTGA
- a CDS encoding aldo/keto reductase codes for MARTTTAPTLQLNNGVTMPALGLGVFQSPPEETTAAVEAALRAGYRHIDTAAAYFNEREVGDAVRASGLDRSEVFLETKIWISDYGYDETLHGFEKSAGKLGVEQIDLLILHQALPSDFDRTLDAYRALETLLADGRVRAIGVSNFMVDHLTRLLDHASVVPAVNQIEQHPYFQQAEVQAFGERHGILAQAWSPIGGITFYRDSGHANALEDPVITEIASAHGKSPAQVMLRWGLQHGRSVIPKSTNPARIAENLDVFDFELSAEQLSALDGLETGKRGGPAPEDVTLETFGRDIPEA; via the coding sequence ATGGCCCGTACGACCACTGCTCCGACGCTGCAGCTGAACAACGGCGTCACCATGCCCGCCCTCGGCCTCGGCGTCTTCCAGAGCCCGCCCGAGGAGACGACGGCAGCCGTCGAAGCCGCGCTGCGCGCCGGCTACCGCCACATCGACACGGCGGCCGCGTACTTCAACGAGCGCGAGGTCGGCGACGCCGTCCGCGCCTCGGGGCTGGACCGATCCGAGGTGTTCCTGGAGACCAAGATCTGGATCTCCGACTACGGCTACGACGAGACCCTGCACGGGTTCGAGAAGAGCGCCGGCAAGCTCGGCGTCGAGCAGATCGACCTCCTGATCCTGCATCAGGCGCTGCCCTCGGACTTCGACCGCACGCTCGACGCCTACCGCGCGTTGGAGACGCTGCTGGCCGACGGCAGGGTCCGTGCGATCGGCGTCAGCAACTTCATGGTCGACCACCTCACCCGGCTGCTCGACCATGCGTCGGTCGTCCCGGCCGTCAACCAGATCGAGCAGCACCCGTACTTCCAGCAGGCCGAGGTGCAGGCGTTCGGCGAGCGGCACGGCATCCTGGCGCAGGCGTGGTCCCCGATCGGCGGCATCACGTTCTACCGCGACAGCGGGCACGCCAACGCGCTCGAAGATCCGGTGATCACCGAGATCGCGAGCGCGCACGGCAAGTCCCCGGCGCAGGTCATGCTCCGCTGGGGCCTGCAACACGGCCGCTCGGTGATCCCGAAGTCCACCAACCCGGCCCGGATCGCCGAGAACCTCGACGTCTTCGACTTCGAGCTCTCCGCTGAGCAGCTGTCCGCCCTCGACGGCCTCGAGACCGGCAAGCGCGGCGGCCCGGCGCCCGAGGACGTGACCCTCGAGACGTTCGGCCGCGACATCCCGGAGGCCTGA